In a genomic window of Canis lupus familiaris isolate Mischka breed German Shepherd chromosome 28, alternate assembly UU_Cfam_GSD_1.0, whole genome shotgun sequence:
- the PLEKHS1 gene encoding pleckstrin homology domain-containing family S member 1 isoform X10 — protein MQSVHKMFKCCSDEVMSIRTTNREYFLIGHDREKIKDWVSFVSSFCWDVEAARQDTEQEKFSSGDKRPSSDPSPLFDPSSTLEAVTRGCQTPRNSLPDVHLMGKKSPGLRQAHLPHDFLSETTEDTEEESHYISPQSILSELDSFIASSDSGESPEPGSPDQFIERTEHHYMSMKSCFFRETSHESADNKEESQALPEIQNERLHLQEQGSQKDSCLPPANMEAQTTNDRKELASLTVVQLSILINNIPDEDQVEKLSVFLSPSDIINYLTLTEAAGRICVAQWQGPPRLGCIFSHGDHLLAVNDLKPQGLDEASLFLSRSVKKEMGKIMEPMA, from the exons ATGCAATCtgtacataaaatgtttaaatgctgCTCTGATGAGGTGATGTCCATCAGAACCACCAACAGGGAATATTTCCTCATTGGCCATGACAG GGAGAAGATTAAAGACTGGGTCTCCTTCGTGTCTTCGTTCTGCTGGGATGTGGAAGCAGCACGCCAGGATACAGAG CAGGAGAAATTCTCATCGGGTGATAAAAGGCCCTCTTCAGACCCCAGCCCTCTCTTTGATCCTTCCAGCACATTAGAGGCTGTCACCAGAGGCTGTCAGACACCAAGAAACAGTCTTCCGGATGTG catttaatgggaaaaaaatctccaggACTCAGACAAGCTCATTTACCACACGACTTCTTGTCAGAAACTACTGAAGATACAGAAGAAGAGAGTCATTATATCAGTCCTCAAAGTATTCTTTCGGAG TTGGATTCTTTTATTGCTTCCAGTGATTCTGGTGAATCTCCTGAACCTGGTAGTCCAGATCAATTCATTGAGAGAACTGAGCATCATTACATGTCAATGAAATCCTG TTTTTTCAGAGAGACATCCCACGAGTCTGCTGATAACAAAGAGGAATCCCAGGCCCTTCCAGAGATCCAGAATGAGAGGCTTCACTTGCAAGAACAGGGCTCACAAAAGGACTCTTGTCTTCCACCTGCCAATATGGAAGCACAAACCACAAATGACAGAAAGGAGCTGGCCTCACTTACTGTTGTGCAATTATCTATACTAATCAA TAACATCCCTGATGAAGACCAAGTGGAGAAACTAAGTgtgttcctttctccttctgaCATCATCAATTATCTCACTCTCACAGAAGCTGCAGGACGGATATG TGTGGCTCAGTGGCAAGGCCCCCCGCGCCTGGGATGTATATTTTCTCATGGCGATCACCTCTTGGCCGTGAATGACCTGAAGCCCCAGGGCCTGGACGAGGCCTCCTTATTTCTCAGCCGGTCTGTCAAGAAGGAG
- the PLEKHS1 gene encoding pleckstrin homology domain-containing family S member 1 isoform X9: protein MQSVHKMFKCCSDEVMSIRTTNREYFLIGHDREKIKDWVSFVSSFCWDVEAARQDTEHLMGKKSPGLRQAHLPHDFLSETTEDTEEESHYISPQSILSELDSFIASSDSGESPEPGSPDQFIERTEHHYMSMKSCFFRETSHESADNKEESQALPEIQNERLHLQEQGSQKDSCLPPANMEAQTTNDRKELASLTVVQLSILINNIPDEDQVEKLSVFLSPSDIINYLTLTEAAGRICVAQWQGPPRLGCIFSHGDHLLAVNDLKPQGLDEASLFLSRSVKKEKIKLTIGRIPNSEKFHAVACMCPLKCEPLKLVKSGPERTLKRTPAIKKNQHKGTGE, encoded by the exons ATGCAATCtgtacataaaatgtttaaatgctgCTCTGATGAGGTGATGTCCATCAGAACCACCAACAGGGAATATTTCCTCATTGGCCATGACAG GGAGAAGATTAAAGACTGGGTCTCCTTCGTGTCTTCGTTCTGCTGGGATGTGGAAGCAGCACGCCAGGATACAGAG catttaatgggaaaaaaatctccaggACTCAGACAAGCTCATTTACCACACGACTTCTTGTCAGAAACTACTGAAGATACAGAAGAAGAGAGTCATTATATCAGTCCTCAAAGTATTCTTTCGGAG TTGGATTCTTTTATTGCTTCCAGTGATTCTGGTGAATCTCCTGAACCTGGTAGTCCAGATCAATTCATTGAGAGAACTGAGCATCATTACATGTCAATGAAATCCTG TTTTTTCAGAGAGACATCCCACGAGTCTGCTGATAACAAAGAGGAATCCCAGGCCCTTCCAGAGATCCAGAATGAGAGGCTTCACTTGCAAGAACAGGGCTCACAAAAGGACTCTTGTCTTCCACCTGCCAATATGGAAGCACAAACCACAAATGACAGAAAGGAGCTGGCCTCACTTACTGTTGTGCAATTATCTATACTAATCAA TAACATCCCTGATGAAGACCAAGTGGAGAAACTAAGTgtgttcctttctccttctgaCATCATCAATTATCTCACTCTCACAGAAGCTGCAGGACGGATATG TGTGGCTCAGTGGCAAGGCCCCCCGCGCCTGGGATGTATATTTTCTCATGGCGATCACCTCTTGGCCGTGAATGACCTGAAGCCCCAGGGCCTGGACGAGGCCTCCTTATTTCTCAGCCGGTCTGTCAAGAAGGAG aaaataaaactcacCATTGGCCGGATCCCAAATTCAGAGAAATTCCATGCTGTAGCCTGCATGTGCCCCTTAAAATGCGAACCCTTAAAACTGGTTAAGTCTGGACCGGAGAGGACACTGAAGAGGACtccagccattaaaaagaatcagCATAAAGGAACTGGAGAGTAG
- the PLEKHS1 gene encoding pleckstrin homology domain-containing family S member 1 isoform X13 encodes MQSVHKMFKCCSDEVMSIRTTNREYFLIGHDREKIKDWVSFVSSFCWDVEAARQDTEEKFSSGDKRPSSDPSPLFDPSSTLEAVTRGCQTPRNSLPDVHLMGKKSPGLRQAHLPHDFLSETTEDTEEESHYISPQSILSELDSFIASSDSGESPEPGSPDQFIERTEHHYMSMKSCFFRETSHESADNKEESQALPEIQNERLHLQEQGSQKDSCLPPANMEAQTTNDRKELASLTVVQLSILINNIPDEDQVEKLSVFLSPSDIINYLTLTEAAGRICVAQWQGPPRLGCIFSHGDHLLAVNDLKPQGLDEASLFLSRSVKKEKIKLTIGRIPNSEKFHAVACMCPLKCEPLKLVKSGPERTLKRTPAIKKNQHKGTGE; translated from the exons ATGCAATCtgtacataaaatgtttaaatgctgCTCTGATGAGGTGATGTCCATCAGAACCACCAACAGGGAATATTTCCTCATTGGCCATGACAG GGAGAAGATTAAAGACTGGGTCTCCTTCGTGTCTTCGTTCTGCTGGGATGTGGAAGCAGCACGCCAGGATACAGAG GAGAAATTCTCATCGGGTGATAAAAGGCCCTCTTCAGACCCCAGCCCTCTCTTTGATCCTTCCAGCACATTAGAGGCTGTCACCAGAGGCTGTCAGACACCAAGAAACAGTCTTCCGGATGTG catttaatgggaaaaaaatctccaggACTCAGACAAGCTCATTTACCACACGACTTCTTGTCAGAAACTACTGAAGATACAGAAGAAGAGAGTCATTATATCAGTCCTCAAAGTATTCTTTCGGAG TTGGATTCTTTTATTGCTTCCAGTGATTCTGGTGAATCTCCTGAACCTGGTAGTCCAGATCAATTCATTGAGAGAACTGAGCATCATTACATGTCAATGAAATCCTG TTTTTTCAGAGAGACATCCCACGAGTCTGCTGATAACAAAGAGGAATCCCAGGCCCTTCCAGAGATCCAGAATGAGAGGCTTCACTTGCAAGAACAGGGCTCACAAAAGGACTCTTGTCTTCCACCTGCCAATATGGAAGCACAAACCACAAATGACAGAAAGGAGCTGGCCTCACTTACTGTTGTGCAATTATCTATACTAATCAA TAACATCCCTGATGAAGACCAAGTGGAGAAACTAAGTgtgttcctttctccttctgaCATCATCAATTATCTCACTCTCACAGAAGCTGCAGGACGGATATG TGTGGCTCAGTGGCAAGGCCCCCCGCGCCTGGGATGTATATTTTCTCATGGCGATCACCTCTTGGCCGTGAATGACCTGAAGCCCCAGGGCCTGGACGAGGCCTCCTTATTTCTCAGCCGGTCTGTCAAGAAGGAG aaaataaaactcacCATTGGCCGGATCCCAAATTCAGAGAAATTCCATGCTGTAGCCTGCATGTGCCCCTTAAAATGCGAACCCTTAAAACTGGTTAAGTCTGGACCGGAGAGGACACTGAAGAGGACtccagccattaaaaagaatcagCATAAAGGAACTGGAGAGTAG
- the PLEKHS1 gene encoding pleckstrin homology domain-containing family S member 1 isoform X8, with the protein MQSVHKMFKCCSDEVMSIRTTNREYFLIGHDREKIKDWVSFVSSFCWDVEAARQDTEQEKFSSGDKRPSSDPSPLFDPSSTLEAVTRGCQTPRNSLPDVHLMGKKSPGLRQAHLPHDFLSETTEDTEEESHYISPQSILSELDSFIASSDSGESPEPGSPDQFIERTEHHYMSMKSCFFRETSHESADNKEESQALPEIQNERLHLQEQGSQKDSCLPPANMEAQTTNDRKELASLTVVQLSILINNIPDEDQVEKLSVFLSPSDIINYLTLTEAAGRICVAQWQGPPRLGCIFSHGDHLLAVNDLKPQGLDEASLFLSRSVKKEKIKLTIGRIPNSEKFHAVACMCPLKCEPLKLVKSGPERTLKRTPAIKKNQHKGTGE; encoded by the exons ATGCAATCtgtacataaaatgtttaaatgctgCTCTGATGAGGTGATGTCCATCAGAACCACCAACAGGGAATATTTCCTCATTGGCCATGACAG GGAGAAGATTAAAGACTGGGTCTCCTTCGTGTCTTCGTTCTGCTGGGATGTGGAAGCAGCACGCCAGGATACAGAG CAGGAGAAATTCTCATCGGGTGATAAAAGGCCCTCTTCAGACCCCAGCCCTCTCTTTGATCCTTCCAGCACATTAGAGGCTGTCACCAGAGGCTGTCAGACACCAAGAAACAGTCTTCCGGATGTG catttaatgggaaaaaaatctccaggACTCAGACAAGCTCATTTACCACACGACTTCTTGTCAGAAACTACTGAAGATACAGAAGAAGAGAGTCATTATATCAGTCCTCAAAGTATTCTTTCGGAG TTGGATTCTTTTATTGCTTCCAGTGATTCTGGTGAATCTCCTGAACCTGGTAGTCCAGATCAATTCATTGAGAGAACTGAGCATCATTACATGTCAATGAAATCCTG TTTTTTCAGAGAGACATCCCACGAGTCTGCTGATAACAAAGAGGAATCCCAGGCCCTTCCAGAGATCCAGAATGAGAGGCTTCACTTGCAAGAACAGGGCTCACAAAAGGACTCTTGTCTTCCACCTGCCAATATGGAAGCACAAACCACAAATGACAGAAAGGAGCTGGCCTCACTTACTGTTGTGCAATTATCTATACTAATCAA TAACATCCCTGATGAAGACCAAGTGGAGAAACTAAGTgtgttcctttctccttctgaCATCATCAATTATCTCACTCTCACAGAAGCTGCAGGACGGATATG TGTGGCTCAGTGGCAAGGCCCCCCGCGCCTGGGATGTATATTTTCTCATGGCGATCACCTCTTGGCCGTGAATGACCTGAAGCCCCAGGGCCTGGACGAGGCCTCCTTATTTCTCAGCCGGTCTGTCAAGAAGGAG aaaataaaactcacCATTGGCCGGATCCCAAATTCAGAGAAATTCCATGCTGTAGCCTGCATGTGCCCCTTAAAATGCGAACCCTTAAAACTGGTTAAGTCTGGACCGGAGAGGACACTGAAGAGGACtccagccattaaaaagaatcagCATAAAGGAACTGGAGAGTAG
- the PLEKHS1 gene encoding pleckstrin homology domain-containing family S member 1 isoform X12, with the protein MQSVHKMFKCCSDEVMSIRTTNREYFLIGHDREKIKDWVSFVSSFCWDVEAARQDTEQEKFSSGDKRPSSDPSPLFDPSSTLEAVTRGCQTPRNSLPDVHLMGKKSPGLRQAHLPHDFLSETTEDTEEESHYISPQSILSELDSFIASSDSGESPEPGSPDQFIERTEHHYMSMKSCFFRETSHESADNKEESQALPEIQNERLHLQEQGSQKDSCLPPANMEAQTTNDRKELASLTVVQLSILINNIPDEDQVEKLSVFLSPSDIINYLTLTEAAGRICVAQWQGPPRLGCIFSHGDHLLAVNDLKPQGLDEASLFLSRSVKKETEVE; encoded by the exons ATGCAATCtgtacataaaatgtttaaatgctgCTCTGATGAGGTGATGTCCATCAGAACCACCAACAGGGAATATTTCCTCATTGGCCATGACAG GGAGAAGATTAAAGACTGGGTCTCCTTCGTGTCTTCGTTCTGCTGGGATGTGGAAGCAGCACGCCAGGATACAGAG CAGGAGAAATTCTCATCGGGTGATAAAAGGCCCTCTTCAGACCCCAGCCCTCTCTTTGATCCTTCCAGCACATTAGAGGCTGTCACCAGAGGCTGTCAGACACCAAGAAACAGTCTTCCGGATGTG catttaatgggaaaaaaatctccaggACTCAGACAAGCTCATTTACCACACGACTTCTTGTCAGAAACTACTGAAGATACAGAAGAAGAGAGTCATTATATCAGTCCTCAAAGTATTCTTTCGGAG TTGGATTCTTTTATTGCTTCCAGTGATTCTGGTGAATCTCCTGAACCTGGTAGTCCAGATCAATTCATTGAGAGAACTGAGCATCATTACATGTCAATGAAATCCTG TTTTTTCAGAGAGACATCCCACGAGTCTGCTGATAACAAAGAGGAATCCCAGGCCCTTCCAGAGATCCAGAATGAGAGGCTTCACTTGCAAGAACAGGGCTCACAAAAGGACTCTTGTCTTCCACCTGCCAATATGGAAGCACAAACCACAAATGACAGAAAGGAGCTGGCCTCACTTACTGTTGTGCAATTATCTATACTAATCAA TAACATCCCTGATGAAGACCAAGTGGAGAAACTAAGTgtgttcctttctccttctgaCATCATCAATTATCTCACTCTCACAGAAGCTGCAGGACGGATATG TGTGGCTCAGTGGCAAGGCCCCCCGCGCCTGGGATGTATATTTTCTCATGGCGATCACCTCTTGGCCGTGAATGACCTGAAGCCCCAGGGCCTGGACGAGGCCTCCTTATTTCTCAGCCGGTCTGTCAAGAAGGAG
- the PLEKHS1 gene encoding pleckstrin homology domain-containing family S member 1 isoform X11 — protein sequence MQSVHKMFKCCSDEVMSIRTTNREYFLIGHDREKIKDWVSFVSSFCWDVEAARQDTEQEKFSSGDKRPSSDPSPLFDPSSTLEAVTRGCQTPRNSLPDVHLMGKKSPGLRQAHLPHDFLSETTEDTEEESHYISPQSILSELDSFIASSDSGESPEPGSPDQFIERTEHHYMSMKSCFFRETSHESADNKEESQALPEIQNERLHLQEQGSQKDSCLPPANMEAQTTNDRKELASLTVVQLSILINNIPDEDQVEKLSVFLSPSDIINYLTLTEAAGRICVAQWQGPPRLGCIFSHGDHLLAVNDLKPQGLDEASLFLSRSVKKEINICQEK from the exons ATGCAATCtgtacataaaatgtttaaatgctgCTCTGATGAGGTGATGTCCATCAGAACCACCAACAGGGAATATTTCCTCATTGGCCATGACAG GGAGAAGATTAAAGACTGGGTCTCCTTCGTGTCTTCGTTCTGCTGGGATGTGGAAGCAGCACGCCAGGATACAGAG CAGGAGAAATTCTCATCGGGTGATAAAAGGCCCTCTTCAGACCCCAGCCCTCTCTTTGATCCTTCCAGCACATTAGAGGCTGTCACCAGAGGCTGTCAGACACCAAGAAACAGTCTTCCGGATGTG catttaatgggaaaaaaatctccaggACTCAGACAAGCTCATTTACCACACGACTTCTTGTCAGAAACTACTGAAGATACAGAAGAAGAGAGTCATTATATCAGTCCTCAAAGTATTCTTTCGGAG TTGGATTCTTTTATTGCTTCCAGTGATTCTGGTGAATCTCCTGAACCTGGTAGTCCAGATCAATTCATTGAGAGAACTGAGCATCATTACATGTCAATGAAATCCTG TTTTTTCAGAGAGACATCCCACGAGTCTGCTGATAACAAAGAGGAATCCCAGGCCCTTCCAGAGATCCAGAATGAGAGGCTTCACTTGCAAGAACAGGGCTCACAAAAGGACTCTTGTCTTCCACCTGCCAATATGGAAGCACAAACCACAAATGACAGAAAGGAGCTGGCCTCACTTACTGTTGTGCAATTATCTATACTAATCAA TAACATCCCTGATGAAGACCAAGTGGAGAAACTAAGTgtgttcctttctccttctgaCATCATCAATTATCTCACTCTCACAGAAGCTGCAGGACGGATATG TGTGGCTCAGTGGCAAGGCCCCCCGCGCCTGGGATGTATATTTTCTCATGGCGATCACCTCTTGGCCGTGAATGACCTGAAGCCCCAGGGCCTGGACGAGGCCTCCTTATTTCTCAGCCGGTCTGTCAAGAAGGAG